The nucleotide sequence GGGCAATCGATACCGGAATATGCCCTTTTGCTGACCCTTATAGGCGGCGCGGCTGTGGGAGTTTCACAGCTTTCAGATCAGATCAAGGAGATATTCAATCAGGCAACGGCTATATTCCAGCAGATAGCCGAGACTCTGAAGGAAAACAGTGCTAATTTAAAGATTAATCCGTAATCGGAAGGTGGTGTGTTATGGCAATGAGAGACGGAAAGGGGTTGGGTTTGAGGGAGCTCATAATGATCCTGTTTCTCTTCCTCATTTTGACAATACTGATAGGATATCCCAGATTAAGCGGTATGATCATGAATCTTTCGGGGATCGGGTTAGGCTTTTCCCTGCTCTATATCGGATATCGCTTGGAGAACCTCCTCAGGGGTTCTCGCGAGGTTGATAGCTCGGATGAAGGTCTCGTTTCTGATAACACGCATGATATCGCTTATCAGGTCAAGCCAGGGCACATTAGAGCTCTGGGGAACAAGAACCATGATTATCAGGTGAACAGGCTTCCCATCGGGTGACTCGAAGTCAACCCCTTTCCTGGACCGCCCTATCATAACGATCGGGAAATCCACCAGATTTGTCCGACAATGAGGTAGGGCTACCCCATGTCCTATGGCGGTGCTTTCCAACCCTTCCCTGTTTAACAGATTTTGGAACAGACGGATCTTGAGGAAGGAATGATCGATCCCCTCCAACATATCGAGCATCTCCTTGAGAGCGCCCACTTTATCCCGTGACTTTATGTCAAGACATATCAGATCCTTACGTATGACATTAGAAAGCATAACCTCTGCTCGGAACATACCGATATCGAGATGAAGGTTTAACCTTAGGCTAAGCAATTTGCGTGCCATCTTATTAACCCAGGGAAATCGGGCCTTTTCAGGATGAGGGGGAGAGCTAAGATGCAAATTTTGCACTATCTCTCCCTCGCAAGTCCATATAGCTCGACCTCTCTGACATAGGCGGGTTTCTCGACGA is from Candidatus Poribacteria bacterium and encodes:
- a CDS encoding PTS sugar transporter subunit IIA, whose product is MLSNVIRKDLICLDIKSRDKVGALKEMLDMLEGIDHSFLKIRLFQNLLNREGLESTAIGHGVALPHCRTNLVDFPIVMIGRSRKGVDFESPDGKPVHLIIMVLVPQSSNVPWLDLISDIMRVIRNETFIRAINLARTPEEVLQAISDIEQGKA